A segment of the Nitrosopumilus sp. genome:
GCAACCATGATTGCAAGCATCATCAACAAGAATGCAGACCGTAAAATCAAGGTAACAAGCTCCCTGGCAACAGTATTTGTCATCACCCAGATTGTGCTTGGAGCCATGGTAATCGACTTGAAATTGCATGCTGTTCTGGTTGCTGTTCATTTGGGAATAGGAATCTTGCTGTTCTCAACGGTATTGCTGACTGCAGTATTTGCGTTTAGAATAAGGGTGATGAAATAACTTGCTTTCAAACACCCCACATTCTAACACCTCTGAAATAAGGGCCAAAGTGCGACTTGCATTGTCTGATTTATGCTGCATGTGGATCTTGTCATCCATATCAAAAAAGGCAATGACAGTCAGCGAGATTAGTGCTGAAGTCGGATTTTCTACAAGTAAGGTTTACAGGAAAGTACATTTACTGAAAAAAGCAAATTTAGTAAAAGTGTCAGGAGATATTTCCAAGGACGGTTGTAAGCGTTTTAGATATCTGAGAAAGCAGAGAATCATAGATTGAGGAAATTTTGAGGTCATTACCAATCATCATCTCAAACATCCCTGATGTGGCAATGTTGCATCAGACTTGAATTGATCAAAACTACACAGTATGATAAACCAGTAGAAGTATTTTACAAGGTCTTGAACTAAAATTATCCCTAAAGCGGTTCAAGTCTCTTTGAAACTAATCTAATTCTAGTTCGATATTGAGGGTACTGTCAGTGACATCTACTTTGACTTCATTTTTTGTCAAACGTATAAGATACCCCATAATCATGAACCTGAATTTTTGCATGCTTGATAGGGTTTTTAGGATGACTCAGAACTTCTTTGTTGTGAATGGCATTATTCCAATCCTCTTTGCTTTCCCACTGAGTATAGTTGAGAATTCTTGTACCATCAAGACTCTTGTGGAAGTTGGTGGAAACCAGTCCTGGCGGCATAGAAACTACGCTTTCAAAAAAGTCAATGAGAACATCCAGATGCTCTTGCTGAGACTCTGGTTTTGTGTCAAAACGAAGTATGATGGTGTACAAGCCATTGTTTTTTTCAATTATGGCCATGACATGTCTTCACAAATTTTCAATTATAATTTTTTTACACGTGGATGTTATTCTCATCTAATTCTCAATACAACATAGATTGAATCATCTTTTTCCATTTCTGCATATGTTTCCATGGCTAACACATCAAAATTGGATTCTGTAATTTTCTTCAGATCTTCAGTCTCATAATACGTGAAAAGCAGACCTTCCATTTCTTCGACTTTATTTCCTTTCCAAAAAGAATGAAATGCAATTCCATTTGGACCCAACACATCGTTTTGTCTTTGAAGGGATTTTGTCAGGTCTTCTTTGGTTAGATGGTGCAACACCTTGTTAGAGTATATGCAGTCGAATTTTCTGTCTGTTTGTATGGTTACGGCATCAAGTAACAGAAGATCTTTGTTTGGATGGTTCTTCTTGTATTTGTCCAGAAAAACTTGAGAATTGTCTGATCCTGTCACTTCATATGATTTCTTCAGAATATTCACATCCTTTCCTGGCCCTATTCCGAGTTCCAAAACAGTTGAATTTTCAGGCAAATATTTTTGCAGTATCTTGATCAGTTCTGCACCGTCATAGCCTTCAGCCATCTTGATGTATTGCTCCACTCCATTTTCAGTGTCAAAAAATCCCATACCATTGTTCTTTCTAATTTTTGAATTTAAACAATTTTTCTATTCTAATTTGAGTTCCACGTAGGCATACAATTTAATGCCTTAACCATATCCCCACACACGTTGTGCTGGGGTTATAGTTAAGATGTCAAGTTTCAGACCTGCGTGAAAATTAAAAAAAACGGTATGAACTAATTCATTTTTAAGAATTGGAATTAATTTTATTGGCTAGGGGTTTAAGATCTGGAAAGTCCTCATGGTCTCAACTTTTCCCTAAAACAGTCATTACAAAGTCCGGCATAGCTGTTTATTGTCAATCCTTCATCAACAAATGCCAGGGATTTAGCACACTTTCCACATAGTAATTTCTTATGTTCAATTATCTCTTTTCTCTTTTCTCTCAAGGGCAGAGGCTGTCTTAACACGTGTTCGGGCACATTTCCATCCCGAATGTCGTAAAGATATGAAAGAGTTGAAGATGTGAAATAGTCATATTTTATCCCTTGAGACGCTTCCAAATTCAGGATTACCGCATTTAGTCTTTCTTCAACTGTCATAATGAGTGATTGCCTCCAAATGTTTTGAGAACATCCGTCACATTTTTTCACCACTATCAGAAGACATGCTATTGACGTGACACATCATTTCTCTTAGAATTTTTTCAAACTTTTTGGACAGTTCAGACCATTTTTTATCCAAGTGAATTGGAGATGCAACCTGCGAATGCATATCCTGTAGTGATTCATGACGGTATGACTCTCCACATATGCCCAATACCCAATTCTCATAATTTTCAAGAAACCTGATGGATTTGATGAGTAGTTGCAGCATCAATAGTGTTTCCTCCGTAGTTTTTGGCAGCGTACCATGTGAAATCTGATCAGGCACCCAAATGTTAGGCGAGAGGGAATTTACTTGGAGTAATTTTGGTCCAAATGCATGACGCCCCAAGAATAATCCGTAGTTCTTTGTAGCACAAATAATTCCAAAGCCCCACAAAATTATTTTATCTGTTTTATTAACAAATGAATACTGACTGCTTCCTTCGTCTGGATTTTGAGGTCGTTTTCGTGTAAAACCGTACTGCAGCAACAAATTATCCTTGTGTAGTATATCTTTGCCAATGCCATACAATTGCTTTGTAAATAATCTGCCCCATTCAATTTGAATATTTTTTGGAATGTGCAACGAATAGGCTTGTGTATATTTCTCTTTTGCAGTATTTTGTGATTTAGGCATATGCGTTCATAATAAACAAATCATTGAAACGCATGATTTGGCTTCTCCTGTTTTGTTATGACTTTCTTGCTTACCAACAAATCTGTCAATGTAATCATTTGATTGTAATTTCTAGAATGAGACATCATGCAGCAGCAGTCCTTTTTATCAGTGCGTTTTCTGGTTCTACATGCAGCTCTTGTCCATTCTCATTCGACATTATTGAAATTCTTGCGCCTTTCTCAAAATGGTACGTTTCAAGATGTTGGTGACACCCAAATACAAACACTTGGGCTTGCGGTTTGATTGCAAGCCAGGTTAAATGTTTGTTAATTATTCCGAGAATATTCCAATCTCCAGGTCGTGGTATGTGGGTTGTCAAAAATACAACCTCAAAATTATATCATCGGTGTTAGGAATTTCTTTCTCAAAGTTTGATGATGTATTTGTAATCTCTTGTTTTACAATTAATCCCATTATTGGAAATAATAACGAATCTTCCAAGTCTAAATTCTTTTCAACCATGTTTTCCATGACTACACTGTTCAAATTGTTTATTAATAAATCTTAATTCATTAATAAATATTATAAAGATTTTTGTAATATTTCATAATGGTTAAATAGCACATTTCCTTGCTAATAACCTGGATAAAGATAGAGTAAAAAAACTCGTTAGAGAATTAATCATCGAGGTCGGAGAAGATCCTACTCGCGAGGGATTGCGAGAAACGCCTGAAAGGATTGCGAATATGTACAAGGAAATCTTTGGAGGATATGATTCTGATTCCGAGCTATCGGTACAGTTCTCAGAAGACTCTGATGTAGTCATCGCTCGCGACATTCAGTTCTATTCCATGTGTGAGCATCACATGCTGCCATTTTTTGGTAAGATTCACATTGCCTATTCTCCAAACGGAAGGGTTTTTGGAATCTCAAAACTCGTCAGGCTTGTAGAAAAATATTCAAAAAGACTTCAAATTCAGGAACGACTGACCAAAAACATTGCTGATGAACTGCACTCCCAAGGAGTAAAGGGCGTAGTGGTTTTGGCTGATGCTGAACATCTCTGTATGAAAATGCGCGGCGTCAAAAACGATGCAATACTTTCTTCATCCGCATTTAGGGGAATTTTTCAAAATGATGATAAAAATGCCGGTATTGTTAGTATGATCAGACGTCAACATAATTTTGTGTGATCTGTTTGATCTTGTACTTTGTAAAAACTGTAAACTATTCTTATGCAGGATGTGATTT
Coding sequences within it:
- a CDS encoding cytochrome oxidase assembly protein, whose amino-acid sequence is MVIWHLALATMVVLYSLMFIGGYVSAAGLGLTCPEWPLCPDGIMPSEAYIIEWVHRLIAAVTGVLVIATMIASIINKNADRKIKVTSSLATVFVITQIVLGAMVIDLKLHAVLVAVHLGIGILLFSTVLLTAVFAFRIRVMK
- a CDS encoding ArsR family transcriptional regulator, with protein sequence MLSNTPHSNTSEIRAKVRLALSDLCCMWILSSISKKAMTVSEISAEVGFSTSKVYRKVHLLKKANLVKVSGDISKDGCKRFRYLRKQRIID
- a CDS encoding antibiotic biosynthesis monooxygenase; its protein translation is MAIIEKNNGLYTIILRFDTKPESQQEHLDVLIDFFESVVSMPPGLVSTNFHKSLDGTRILNYTQWESKEDWNNAIHNKEVLSHPKNPIKHAKIQVHDYGVSYTFDKK
- a CDS encoding methyltransferase domain-containing protein encodes the protein MGFFDTENGVEQYIKMAEGYDGAELIKILQKYLPENSTVLELGIGPGKDVNILKKSYEVTGSDNSQVFLDKYKKNHPNKDLLLLDAVTIQTDRKFDCIYSNKVLHHLTKEDLTKSLQRQNDVLGPNGIAFHSFWKGNKVEEMEGLLFTYYETEDLKKITESNFDVLAMETYAEMEKDDSIYVVLRIR
- the folE gene encoding GTP cyclohydrolase I FolE encodes the protein MDKDRVKKLVRELIIEVGEDPTREGLRETPERIANMYKEIFGGYDSDSELSVQFSEDSDVVIARDIQFYSMCEHHMLPFFGKIHIAYSPNGRVFGISKLVRLVEKYSKRLQIQERLTKNIADELHSQGVKGVVVLADAEHLCMKMRGVKNDAILSSSAFRGIFQNDDKNAGIVSMIRRQHNFV